A window of Burkholderiales bacterium genomic DNA:
CGGGGGGCGTGGCCCTCCTCGGAGGCGATCCCGGCATCGGCAAGTCCACCCTGCTCCTGCAGGCGCTCGCGCATCTCGCGCGCGAGCACCCGGTGTTGTACGTGAGCGGGGAGGAGTCGCCCCAGCAGGTGGCCCTGCGGGCGCGGCGGCTCGGCCTGCATGGGGAGCGCCTTCCCCTGCTGGCCGAGATCCAGCTCGAGCGCATCCAGGAAGCCCTCGCCCGCAGCCGCCCCAAGGTGGCGGTGATCGACTCCATTCAGACCCTCTATTCCGGCGCCCTCCAGTCCGCCCCTGGCTCCGTAGCCCAGGTTCGCGAGTGCGCCGCCCAGCTTACGCGGCTCGCCAAGGCGAACGCCGCCGCCTTGGTGCTGGTGGGCCACGTGACCAAGGAGGGGGCCCTGGCCGGCCCGCGGGTGCTGGAGCACATGGTGGACACGGTGCTTTATTTCGAAGGGGACACCCATTCCAGCTTCCGCCTGATCCGGGCCTTCAAGAACCGCTTCGGGGCGGTGAACGAGCTGGGGGTGTTCGCCATGACCGAGCGGGGTCTGCGCCCGGTATCCAACCCTTCGGCGCTGTTTCTCTCCCACCATGAGCGGGAAGTGGCCGGCTCCTGCATCATGGTGACCCAGGAAGGCACCCGCCCCCTGCTGGTGGAAATCCAGGCGCTTGTCGACACCGCCCACGCCCCCAACCCCCGGCGACTCACCGTGGGGCTGGAACAGAACCGCCTGGCCATGCTGCTGGCGGTGCTGCACCGGCACGTGGGCGTCGCCTGCTACGACCAGGACGTGTTCGTGAACGCCGTGGGGGGCGTCAAGATCGACGAGCCGGGGGCGGATCTGCCGGTGTGCCTGGCGATCGCCTCCTCCTTAAGCGGCCGTCCGCTGCCGTCCAAGCTGGTGGCTTTCGGAGAGGTGGGGCTCGCCGGGGAAGTGCGGCCGGTGCAGCGGGGCCAGGAGCGGCTCAAGGAGGCGGCCAAGCTCGGCTTCCATCGGGCGGTGGTGCCCAAGGCGAACGCGCCCAAGCATTC
This region includes:
- the radA gene encoding DNA repair protein RadA, which translates into the protein MAKPKTVFACTECGGQVLQWQGQCPHCQAWNTLVETVAEKAAPRFAPLSEAGELQLLAEVEAAEQPRISTGISEFDRVLGGGLVPGGVALLGGDPGIGKSTLLLQALAHLAREHPVLYVSGEESPQQVALRARRLGLHGERLPLLAEIQLERIQEALARSRPKVAVIDSIQTLYSGALQSAPGSVAQVRECAAQLTRLAKANAAALVLVGHVTKEGALAGPRVLEHMVDTVLYFEGDTHSSFRLIRAFKNRFGAVNELGVFAMTERGLRPVSNPSALFLSHHEREVAGSCIMVTQEGTRPLLVEIQALVDTAHAPNPRRLTVGLEQNRLAMLLAVLHRHVGVACYDQDVFVNAVGGVKIDEPGADLPVCLAIASSLSGRPLPSKLVAFGEVGLAGEVRPVQRGQERLKEAAKLGFHRAVVPKANAPKHSPAGIEVMAVERIEQAIVLLRESGNGRP